GTGGCCGCCGTCACCTGGTGGGGCCGGGGACACCCGACCAACGAGTCCCTGCCCGTGGCCTTTGACGCGGCGGAAAAGGCGGGCATCAAGGTGTGCATCCATCTTGAGCCGTTCCCGGGCCGCAACGCCGAAAGCACCCGCGAGGCGCTGGTTTACCTGCTGGACACCTACGGGGCCCATCCCGCGCTCTACCGGCACGGGGGACTGCCGATGGTTTACCTCTACGACTCCTATCTCACCCCGGCGGAGGAATGGGCCGCCGTCTTCACCCCGGAAGGGGCGAAGACCCTGCGCGGCACCCCGCACGACTGGCGGGTCATCGGCCTGTGGGTGAAAAAGAACGACGGACCCGCGCTGAAGCGGGCGGGCTTCGACGGGTTCTACACCTACTTCGCCACGGACGGGTTCACATACGGTTCCACAGCGAAAAACTGGCCAGAACTGGCCGCCTTCGCGCGGGAGCAGGGCATGCTCTTCATCCCCAGCGTGGGGCCGGGCTACGACGACACCCGCATCCGCCCCTGGAACGGGGTGAACCGGCGTGACCGCGAGGGCGGCGACTACTACGACCGCATGTTCAGGGCGGCCATCGCCGTAAAGCCCGATATCATCTCCATCACCTCCTACAACGAATGGCACGAGGGCACCCAGATAGAGCCGTCCATCCCGAAAAAGATTGAGGGATACACCTACGGAGACTTCTCCCCCCGCGAGCCCGGCTGGTATCTGGACCGCACAAG
This region of Candidatus Hydrogenedentota bacterium genomic DNA includes:
- a CDS encoding alpha-mannosidase — translated: MTFSRLSLGCLTALLAAVSAAASANTGASESAHAFYYSWYRNPAVDGAWAHWNHNVILRDGSGPNFTPPESIGANFYPAAGLYSSNDPEDVLRQMLEIKRAGAGVAAVTWWGRGHPTNESLPVAFDAAEKAGIKVCIHLEPFPGRNAESTREALVYLLDTYGAHPALYRHGGLPMVYLYDSYLTPAEEWAAVFTPEGAKTLRGTPHDWRVIGLWVKKNDGPALKRAGFDGFYTYFATDGFTYGSTAKNWPELAAFAREQGMLFIPSVGPGYDDTRIRPWNGVNRRDREGGDYYDRMFRAAIAVKPDIISITSYNEWHEGTQIEPSIPKKIEGYTYGDFSPREPGWYLDRTRHWVEIWQTGQAVMERGGAEDAE